Proteins encoded in a region of the Mucilaginibacter sabulilitoris genome:
- a CDS encoding IS110 family RNA-guided transposase produces the protein MEFEFFIGIDVSKNELDFAVQQGSRFLFHQEIANAPAAINTFLKELGKLPGFSLSKAIFCMEHTGIYNNHALACLHKKKAHICLEAATQIKNSLGNIRGKNDKVDAMRIAWYAYKEREGLRLWEPKREAVQQLAHLAATRLRLITVKKQLKVPLKEHASFSPGKTSKQNLQACSHSLKAIESDIARTERAIEEIIKADKELTRIFKLATSVSGIGKVTAVQVIVTTNEFKDISDPKKFACYSGVAPFTDNSGKVVKKARVSHMANKKVKTLLHLAAIVAIQHNQDLKRFYQRKVLQEKKNKMSVINAVRNKLILRLFACVNQNRPYEKNYQKLVA, from the coding sequence ATGGAATTTGAATTTTTCATTGGTATCGATGTGTCCAAAAACGAATTGGACTTTGCTGTTCAGCAAGGCAGCCGGTTTCTATTCCACCAGGAAATTGCTAACGCTCCGGCAGCAATCAATACATTTCTCAAGGAGTTGGGAAAACTTCCTGGGTTCAGCTTAAGCAAAGCTATTTTCTGCATGGAGCATACCGGCATTTATAACAACCATGCTTTGGCTTGCCTGCATAAAAAGAAGGCACACATTTGCTTAGAAGCGGCTACCCAGATCAAGAACTCATTAGGGAATATCCGGGGCAAGAATGACAAGGTAGATGCCATGCGTATCGCCTGGTATGCTTATAAGGAGCGCGAAGGGCTGCGCTTATGGGAGCCTAAGCGCGAAGCTGTGCAGCAACTTGCCCATCTTGCAGCTACCCGGTTACGGTTGATAACTGTTAAAAAACAATTGAAAGTGCCACTAAAAGAGCATGCGTCTTTCAGTCCCGGCAAAACCAGCAAGCAGAACCTACAAGCCTGCAGTCATTCCTTAAAGGCGATCGAAAGCGACATAGCCAGGACAGAGCGGGCTATAGAAGAAATTATTAAAGCGGACAAAGAATTAACCCGGATATTCAAACTGGCAACCTCAGTAAGCGGCATTGGCAAAGTAACTGCCGTTCAGGTCATTGTTACTACCAACGAATTCAAGGACATTAGCGACCCTAAAAAGTTCGCTTGTTATTCAGGCGTAGCACCTTTTACAGATAACTCCGGTAAGGTTGTTAAAAAGGCCAGGGTATCGCATATGGCCAACAAAAAAGTAAAAACGCTCCTACATCTTGCAGCCATAGTTGCTATACAGCATAACCAAGATCTAAAACGCTTTTACCAACGAAAGGTATTGCAGGAAAAAAAGAATAAAATGAGTGTCATTAATGCCGTTAGGAACAAACTCATATTACGCCTTTTCGCCTGCGTCAACCAAAACAGACCTTACGAAAAAAATTATCAGAAATTAGTTGCTTAA